CATTGTACCAAACATTTGTTTTACGGGTCAATCCATCTATTTCCTAACTTTATTCCCGAAAAATAATATATTGTATTTGAAAGTCACTGTTTTTAACAATAAAAAATATCTTGTTTACTTTCCGCTTTTTAAAGGAAAGTAAACAAGATTCTTTTTTACAGCATATTTAAGAAACGATCAGATACAACACCTGTATCTTCAGGTGTACGGCAAATAATTAAGCAAGTATCATCACCACAAATGGTTCCGATGATCTCATCCCACTCTAAATGATCAATAAGTGCCCCGAGTGAATGAGCGTTACCAGGCAATGTTTTTAGCACAAGCATATGTCCTGCCGTGTCTAATTTTACAAATGAATCCACTAGATTTCGCTTTAATTTTTGCAATGGGTTAAATCGCTGATCTGCTGGTAAGCTATATTTATAGCGCCCATCATGTAATGGCACCTTTACTAAGTGCAGTTCCTTAATATCACGCGATACAGTTGCTTGCGTTACATTAAATCCCTCATTACGTAAAATATCAACTAATTCATCTTGTGTTTCAATTTCTTTGTTCGCAATAATTTCCCTGATTTTAATATGGCGCTGACCTTTATTCATACATTTGCACCTCACACTATCTCTTACCA
The DNA window shown above is from Bacillus clarus and carries:
- the argR gene encoding arginine repressor ArgR, producing MNKGQRHIKIREIIANKEIETQDELVDILRNEGFNVTQATVSRDIKELHLVKVPLHDGRYKYSLPADQRFNPLQKLKRNLVDSFVKLDTAGHMLVLKTLPGNAHSLGALIDHLEWDEIIGTICGDDTCLIICRTPEDTGVVSDRFLNML